From a single Leptospira levettii genomic region:
- a CDS encoding DUF1577 domain-containing protein, whose product MINRVKIHFDQEREYVPLEAVRVLPEFFKQMMAGNGLFLKGYDSPVKVKFKGERPDGAHIWELETMPEMIETIFTIQATPSFHVEIDYEIQNQKDNLLLGKAIDRRQTYTTRQDSRNEKVRGNVVASNFLIAKTNIDFSKLTGVSSQVILSDIQKTVLKNYPQSKVVFISSSTHSDEIDLMKEHKKPIFVLDTETFESYNSDEVFDPKKTFEDEFLLDDKVNEYKKKKIGSYIYYPLFIQMKEMHFFAYLSLETERTRIPSEVLDLFKEVERTFQERIMDSNTHILDIKQNVLNVSRGGVALEISDMEIVKALKVKPSFTLDINFKLQAPIRMAVELRHLEEVNDFYRLGGRITGVSGDKKAKEIYHSLIDFFN is encoded by the coding sequence ATGATCAATCGAGTCAAAATCCATTTCGACCAAGAACGCGAGTATGTTCCTTTAGAAGCCGTCCGTGTTTTGCCTGAATTTTTCAAACAGATGATGGCTGGAAATGGATTGTTTCTAAAAGGTTATGATTCCCCTGTAAAAGTGAAATTTAAAGGGGAACGTCCTGATGGGGCACATATTTGGGAATTGGAAACAATGCCCGAAATGATTGAAACCATTTTTACAATCCAAGCGACACCAAGTTTTCATGTAGAAATCGATTACGAAATCCAAAATCAAAAGGATAATCTTTTACTTGGGAAAGCAATTGACCGTCGGCAAACTTATACAACTCGCCAAGATTCTAGGAACGAAAAAGTAAGAGGTAATGTTGTTGCTTCCAATTTTTTAATTGCGAAAACAAATATCGATTTTTCGAAATTAACCGGTGTTAGTTCACAGGTTATTTTATCTGACATTCAAAAAACCGTTCTGAAGAACTACCCTCAGTCGAAAGTGGTATTCATTTCATCCTCAACACACAGTGATGAAATTGATCTAATGAAGGAACATAAAAAACCAATTTTTGTTTTGGATACGGAAACATTCGAATCTTACAATTCGGATGAAGTATTCGACCCTAAAAAAACTTTTGAAGATGAGTTTTTACTCGATGATAAAGTGAATGAATACAAAAAGAAAAAAATAGGATCTTATATTTATTATCCATTATTCATTCAAATGAAAGAAATGCATTTTTTTGCATATCTCTCATTAGAAACCGAAAGAACAAGAATCCCTAGTGAAGTTTTGGATTTGTTTAAAGAGGTTGAACGTACGTTTCAAGAAAGAATTATGGATTCAAATACCCATATTCTTGATATCAAACAAAACGTTTTGAACGTTTCTCGAGGTGGAGTTGCCTTGGAAATCAGTGATATGGAAATTGTAAAAGCACTGAAAGTGAAACCTTCGTTTACCTTGGACATCAATTTTAAATTACAAGCACCAATTCGGATGGCAGTAGAATTACGTCATTTAGAAGAAGTGAACGATTTTTATCGTTTAGGCGGTAGGATCACTGGTGTAAGCGGAGACAAAAAAGCCAAAGAGATTTACCATAGTCTCATTGATTTTTTTAATTAA
- the hisS gene encoding histidine--tRNA ligase has protein sequence MKEQKLTTENYKGTRDFYPEDMRLRNYLFSVMKDVVRSYGYEEYDGPMVESLDLYRAKTGEEIVGKQIYNFIDKGDREVAIRPEMTPTVARMVAKKLRELPRPIRWFSIPNLWRYEQPGHGRLREHWQLNVDMFGVTTSRAELEILSLACDILFAFGAPRNSFKVTISHRSLLDEFLLDGLKVSPNQAHEVSKILDKKNKITQEEYITLVSKTIPNDSSAVSKIDLFLNSTVETLNQIPGIKEETLSAIKGLFQEIKMIGLEDIVHFDPSVVRGFDYYTGFIFEIFDSSPQNKRSLYGGGRYDNLIGLFSNEELTGIGFGLGDVTLQNFLTVHNLLPSFKNDSTVYIPLLDDSSFAENHNFAKQLRKEKINVEVSLVSQKMGKQLSYAEKKGYRWILLRGEDEIKTGSVTLKDMATRDQFTFSFSEALQKIKEELLK, from the coding sequence TTGAAAGAACAGAAATTAACTACAGAAAACTATAAAGGTACTCGGGATTTTTATCCTGAGGATATGCGCCTTCGGAACTATCTTTTTTCCGTCATGAAAGACGTTGTAAGGTCATATGGATACGAAGAGTATGATGGCCCAATGGTCGAATCCTTAGATTTATACCGAGCAAAAACTGGTGAAGAAATTGTAGGGAAACAAATTTATAACTTTATCGATAAGGGTGATCGTGAAGTTGCGATTCGACCAGAAATGACTCCAACTGTTGCAAGAATGGTGGCAAAAAAATTACGAGAGTTACCAAGACCAATTCGTTGGTTTTCCATTCCTAATTTATGGCGTTATGAACAACCAGGCCATGGCCGTCTTAGAGAACATTGGCAATTAAACGTTGATATGTTTGGTGTCACAACAAGTCGTGCAGAGTTAGAAATATTGTCTCTAGCTTGTGACATCCTCTTTGCTTTTGGTGCTCCTAGAAATAGTTTCAAAGTTACCATTTCTCATAGATCATTACTCGATGAATTTTTGTTAGATGGTTTAAAAGTAAGTCCAAACCAAGCACATGAAGTTTCAAAAATTTTGGACAAAAAGAACAAAATCACACAAGAGGAATACATCACTCTTGTTTCCAAAACAATTCCAAATGATAGTTCTGCTGTTTCAAAAATTGATTTGTTTTTAAATTCAACCGTAGAGACACTCAATCAAATCCCAGGAATCAAAGAAGAAACTTTGAGTGCAATCAAAGGATTGTTCCAAGAGATTAAGATGATTGGTTTAGAAGACATTGTACATTTTGATCCTTCTGTTGTAAGGGGTTTCGATTATTATACAGGTTTTATTTTCGAAATCTTCGATTCATCACCACAAAACAAACGTTCCCTATACGGCGGAGGAAGGTATGATAATCTCATTGGATTATTTTCGAATGAAGAGTTAACGGGAATTGGTTTTGGGCTAGGGGATGTAACGTTACAGAACTTTTTAACAGTCCATAATCTATTGCCTAGTTTTAAAAATGATTCTACAGTTTATATTCCACTTTTGGATGATTCTTCCTTTGCAGAAAACCATAATTTTGCAAAACAATTACGAAAAGAAAAGATCAATGTCGAAGTTTCGTTAGTTTCTCAAAAGATGGGAAAACAACTTTCTTATGCCGAAAAAAAAGGATACAGATGGATTTTGCTTCGTGGTGAAGACGAAATCAAAACTGGTAGCGTAACATTGAAAGATATGGCAACTAGAGACCAATTTACGTTTAGTTTCTCAGAAGCACTTCAGAAGATAAAAGAAGAGCTTTTGAAATGA
- a CDS encoding phosphatase PAP2 family protein, with product MNWINRVDLKLSTWIQKHLHHKNLSWVLSRINRGEMFALVLLPLMFLSELYKPVYMSLPFVLVFTYMTDRLVLVLKKYFARKRPLVSVMGKVDSNPDMKHSFPSAHSANSIVVATILVFAFRETPYFFLFSLFAGVGRLITLHHFVSDIIGGWVIGFVIGIFAVTIHFFLWPYLVTL from the coding sequence ATGAATTGGATAAACAGAGTAGATTTAAAGTTATCCACTTGGATACAAAAACACTTACATCATAAAAACCTTAGTTGGGTTTTATCTCGAATCAATCGAGGAGAGATGTTTGCATTGGTTTTACTACCACTAATGTTTTTAAGTGAACTATATAAACCAGTTTATATGAGTCTGCCATTTGTTTTGGTTTTTACATATATGACCGATCGTTTGGTTTTGGTATTAAAGAAGTATTTCGCCAGAAAACGCCCTCTAGTGAGTGTTATGGGAAAAGTGGATTCAAATCCAGATATGAAACATTCGTTTCCTTCCGCTCATAGTGCAAATTCAATTGTTGTTGCAACAATACTTGTTTTTGCATTTCGAGAAACTCCTTATTTCTTTTTATTTAGTTTATTTGCTGGAGTGGGCAGGTTGATCACCTTACACCACTTTGTTAGTGATATTATTGGAGGATGGGTCATTGGTTTTGTGATTGGAATTTTTGCAGTAACAATCCATTTCTTTTTATGGCCATATTTGGTAACTTTATGA
- a CDS encoding lysophospholipid acyltransferase family protein, producing MKYIGYFLSFIIVYSFYFPFKILPYQWCLSYGMFLTNLIYQFDKKHRKVAAENIRFAFPNYTEDQILNLVKAHYRHLGILLAHTLWAPRMTHAWLDKYLVVDESSLKIEEDTKKEGVGVILISGHFGTWEILVQFLGIRMKGGGIYKKVRNPFVDTLLKRMRSKNGVVLVPVEESTQVIKLLKQGYWIGFGADQNAGKAGIFVPFMNRQASTFVGPALMAYLTGAKMLYYSVLAGENGKVIVRVKDLGYVDKKLYPKKDDVIRHYTELWTKTLEEEVKLFPEQYFWVHRRWRTQPQLVDMNSDSK from the coding sequence ATGAAATACATCGGATACTTTTTATCATTTATCATTGTTTATTCATTTTATTTCCCTTTTAAGATTTTGCCATACCAATGGTGCCTTTCGTATGGGATGTTTTTAACAAACTTAATTTATCAATTTGATAAAAAACATAGAAAAGTAGCAGCAGAAAACATTCGTTTCGCTTTCCCAAATTACACAGAGGATCAGATTTTAAATTTGGTCAAAGCTCATTATCGTCATTTGGGAATTTTACTTGCTCATACTCTTTGGGCTCCTCGCATGACACACGCTTGGTTGGACAAGTATCTTGTTGTTGATGAATCTAGTTTAAAAATAGAAGAAGATACCAAAAAAGAAGGTGTAGGTGTTATTCTTATTTCCGGTCATTTCGGTACGTGGGAAATTTTAGTTCAATTTTTGGGAATCCGAATGAAGGGTGGAGGAATTTACAAAAAGGTAAGAAATCCTTTTGTTGATACCTTACTGAAGCGGATGCGATCTAAAAATGGTGTTGTTTTAGTTCCTGTTGAAGAATCAACACAGGTGATCAAACTACTCAAACAAGGTTATTGGATTGGATTTGGTGCAGACCAAAACGCTGGCAAAGCAGGCATCTTTGTTCCTTTTATGAACAGGCAAGCTTCTACGTTTGTAGGTCCAGCACTCATGGCATATCTAACTGGAGCCAAAATGTTATATTATTCTGTGTTAGCTGGTGAAAATGGTAAGGTAATTGTAAGAGTCAAAGATCTGGGTTATGTTGATAAAAAGTTATATCCTAAAAAAGATGATGTAATTCGTCATTATACAGAACTATGGACAAAAACTTTAGAAGAAGAAGTAAAGTTATTTCCGGAGCAGTACTTTTGGGTACATCGTAGATGGAGAACCCAACCCCAACTCGTCGATATGAACTCAGATTCAAAGTGA
- a CDS encoding Re/Si-specific NAD(P)(+) transhydrogenase subunit alpha, whose product MKIGVIKEPSYENRVAITPDVIDPLKKLGFSVAIETTAGDSAFFSDQDYKDVGATVESRDSILSGSDIVVSIHALDEASAKKIGKDKMYIATLSPLAFPKKVKEIASASFKIFSMDTIPRITRAQSMDVLSSQATVSGYKAVLLAASNYSRFFPMLTTAAGTITPARVLILGAGVAGLQAIATSRRLGAVVDVFDTRPEVKEQCMSLGAKFVEVEGAADASNTGGYAVEQSDDYQRRQKEAIAKFAEKADIIITTALIPGKRAPLLITKEMVDKMRQGSVIVDLAAVNGGNCELTENDKTIVYKGITIIGNSNLQSTQPMDASKMYAKNIVNFLKLFVNKEKQFNINLEDEIINACMIAENGSIRHKPTLTLLGE is encoded by the coding sequence ATGAAAATAGGCGTAATCAAAGAACCATCGTATGAAAACCGAGTTGCAATCACACCAGATGTAATTGACCCATTGAAAAAGTTAGGCTTCAGTGTTGCGATTGAAACTACAGCTGGAGACAGCGCATTTTTCTCAGACCAAGATTATAAAGATGTTGGTGCAACAGTGGAATCGAGAGATTCAATTTTATCTGGCTCCGATATTGTAGTTTCCATTCATGCATTAGATGAAGCGAGTGCTAAGAAGATTGGAAAAGATAAAATGTACATCGCTACATTATCACCATTGGCTTTCCCCAAAAAGGTGAAGGAAATTGCATCCGCATCATTCAAAATCTTTTCGATGGATACAATCCCAAGGATTACACGAGCACAATCTATGGATGTACTCAGTAGCCAAGCAACTGTTTCCGGTTACAAAGCGGTTTTACTAGCTGCCTCTAACTACAGTCGATTTTTTCCAATGTTAACTACTGCTGCTGGTACAATTACACCAGCACGTGTATTAATCCTAGGGGCAGGAGTTGCTGGTTTGCAGGCAATCGCAACCTCACGTCGTTTAGGTGCTGTTGTTGATGTATTTGATACTCGTCCAGAAGTTAAAGAACAGTGTATGTCACTTGGTGCAAAGTTTGTGGAAGTGGAAGGTGCAGCAGATGCATCCAATACTGGTGGTTATGCGGTAGAACAATCAGATGACTACCAAAGACGTCAAAAAGAAGCAATTGCAAAGTTTGCGGAAAAGGCAGATATCATCATCACTACAGCTCTGATTCCGGGAAAACGTGCACCTCTTCTGATCACTAAAGAGATGGTTGATAAGATGAGACAAGGTTCTGTCATTGTAGATCTTGCAGCGGTAAATGGTGGAAACTGTGAGTTAACAGAAAATGATAAAACCATTGTTTACAAAGGTATCACAATCATTGGGAATTCAAATCTCCAAAGTACACAACCAATGGATGCAAGTAAAATGTATGCAAAAAACATTGTGAACTTTCTCAAACTATTTGTGAACAAAGAAAAACAATTTAATATCAACTTAGAAGATGAAATCATCAACGCATGTATGATTGCTGAAAATGGTTCTATCCGACACAAACCAACCTTAACTCTTTTAGGAGAGTAA
- a CDS encoding UDP-glucuronic acid decarboxylase family protein: MAKRILITGGAGFIGSHLAERLLNAGNKIIVLDNFHTGRKENLSHLLSNPNFELIRHDITDPIKLEVDQIYNMACPASPVHYQSNPIKTVKTNVLGMMNMLGLAKRVKARILQASTSEVYGNPLEHPQTESYWGNVNTIGIRSCYDEGKRVAETLCFDYHRQHGVEIRVIRIFNTYGPRMIPDDGRVVSNFIVQALRGEDITIYGDGSQTRSFCFVDDLVKGIIDMMNVENFVGPVNLGNDGEFTVKELAELVIKETGSKSKIIYLPLPQDDPTRRKPNLSLAKEKLNYTTTVPLVEGVKKTIEYFSKRV, translated from the coding sequence ATGGCAAAAAGAATTCTCATAACGGGGGGAGCTGGGTTCATCGGGTCTCATTTAGCAGAAAGACTGCTCAATGCTGGAAACAAAATCATTGTTTTAGACAATTTTCACACTGGTAGAAAAGAAAATCTATCTCACCTACTTTCAAATCCCAATTTTGAACTTATCCGACACGACATCACTGATCCGATCAAGTTAGAAGTGGATCAAATTTATAATATGGCCTGTCCTGCGTCACCTGTCCATTACCAAAGTAATCCCATCAAAACCGTAAAAACAAACGTTTTAGGTATGATGAATATGTTGGGACTTGCCAAACGTGTGAAAGCAAGGATCCTACAAGCAAGTACTTCAGAAGTTTATGGAAATCCACTAGAACACCCTCAAACGGAATCGTATTGGGGAAATGTGAATACCATCGGAATTCGTAGTTGTTACGATGAAGGGAAACGTGTGGCTGAAACTTTGTGTTTTGATTACCACAGACAACATGGGGTTGAAATCCGAGTCATTCGCATTTTTAATACTTATGGCCCAAGAATGATTCCAGATGATGGACGTGTTGTTAGTAATTTTATCGTACAAGCGTTACGCGGTGAAGACATCACAATTTATGGTGATGGAAGCCAAACTCGGTCTTTTTGTTTTGTGGATGATCTTGTAAAAGGTATCATCGATATGATGAATGTCGAAAATTTTGTAGGTCCAGTGAATCTAGGCAATGATGGTGAATTTACTGTCAAAGAACTAGCAGAACTAGTGATCAAAGAAACTGGAAGTAAATCAAAAATAATTTATCTGCCACTTCCACAAGATGATCCAACAAGAAGAAAACCAAATCTAAGTTTGGCGAAAGAAAAACTGAATTATACTACCACTGTTCCACTCGTGGAAGGTGTAAAAAAAACCATCGAATATTTTAGCAAAAGAGTATAA